Proteins encoded together in one Impatiens glandulifera chromosome 1, dImpGla2.1, whole genome shotgun sequence window:
- the LOC124926850 gene encoding uncharacterized protein PF3D7_1120000-like: MAEEEPAREVEVAPMAEEETPTEIKEIKEEVATRAIEEEATMAVDEEVCRAEREEAPMEVKEVRMTEREEAEKRFVEKDYNGASSYALRAQILCPSLEGIKEMKTTFDVYVASKTKLKGEIDFYAIFGLKPSAIKARLIKQYKEMYKAFKLLSETWNILSDLSERTEKEKKEKKEEKEEKERWWFLTSLVLPQFLAQWSFNQW; this comes from the exons ATGGCGGAAGAGGAGCCTGCTAGGGAGGTAGAGGTGGCACCTATGGCAGAAGAGGAGACTCCTACGGAAATTAAGGAAATTAAGGAAGAGGTGGCTACCAGGGCGATAGAGGAAGAGGCTACAATGGCGGTAGATGAGGAGGTTTGCAGGGCAGAAAGGGAGGAGGCTCCTATGGAGGTAAAGGAGGTTCGCATGACAGAAAGGGAGGAGGCTGAGAAAAGATTTGTTGAGAAAGACTACAATGGCGCAAGTAGCTATGCTTTGAGAGCTCAAATTCTTTGTCCAAGCTTGGAGggtataaaagaaatgaaaactACATTTGATGTGTATGTTGCATCTAAGACAAAATTGAAAGGGGAAATTGATTTCTATGCAATTTTTGGTCTAAAACCATCTGCCATTAAGGCTAGGCTCATCAAACAGTATAAGGAGATGT ATAAGGCATTTAAGCTTCTATCGGAAACATGGAATATATTGTCTGACCTCAGTGAACGAAccgagaaggagaagaaggagaagaaggaggagaaggaggagaaggagagGTGGTGGTTTCTAACTAGCCTAGTACTGCCACAATTTCTGGCACAGTGGAGCTTCAATCAGTGGTGA